The Triticum aestivum cultivar Chinese Spring chromosome 6D, IWGSC CS RefSeq v2.1, whole genome shotgun sequence genomic sequence TTGTCCCTCCTCTGAATTCGGTATAGCTTTCACGTTGGCGTACCACGGAGTTGTTGATGGCTGGTTGGTTCAGGAGCGGCTGCGCATGGACAGCGCCACCACCTGCGCCCACTGCTTCAGCCTCATCTTCACCGTCTCCGGCGGGTCATCTGCAGGGAAGTGAAGCACCGCCGCCAAAAAAGTCAGATCAAAACTCCAATCGCGCCGACCCGCGACGGATCAGCAATCAAAATCTATTCGCGTTTGGTAAGAAACAATCGATTACTTATTTCATAATTCAGAGGTTGTTCATCTAATCAACAGATCAGATGAAACGGAACTGAATGTGCGTACCTGGGGAGAGTATGGAGAGGGGGCTCCCGATGGGCGACGGCTCGGAGGCCTCCGAGGAGGCGCCGCAAGAGCACTGGCTCTGGCCGGCCGCGCAGCCGCCGGCACCGGCGCCGGCGTTGGCGGCGACGGCGTAGAGGAGGTCGAGCGCCGGGAGCGTCTCGACGAGGCGGCTCCTGCCGGCGTCGCAGGCGGCGCAGCGCTGCGAGGGCGGGTCGAAGCGGAAGCCCAGATCGAGGGAGCCGCGCAGCTCGTCGAGCTGGTCGTCGGTGACGCTCTGCGCGCGctgcagcggcgagcggcggcccCGGCCGAgaatcccgcgccgccgccgctcccacgCCTCGTCGCGCTCGATGTCGGGCGACCACGAGTTCTGCTTCTGCAGGCCCATCGCCCCCGCCGCGCCCCTCAGCCTGCCCCCGCCGCCCAGGCCCATCAGATGGGGCTGGAaccccttcctctcctcctccatggccgccggcctcctccgcgAGGGGGACGGCGTGGGATTTGGATGGGGGCGAGGAGGACCGCTGGCCGCTGCCGGGGGCGAGTGGCCGGGGTGGAGTAATTTATCTCCCTCGGCCTGCCTTTCCTTCCGCCGCCTTCTTCTTTTCTCCTTAGCGGATCGGGTGCTGGCGGCCGGGCGGGCGGGCTGCCGACGTAACGGGCTGATATATACTCGTGGATGCGGATCCAACGGTGGGATTTCTTCCAAGTGCTAGGGCGGGGGTCATTATTGGGCATTGATTCGGGGTCACGGGGAACGTGGGCCGGGGGGAATTCTTTCTGACTGGGAACGGCCGTATGCAACTCCAAATTTTAACTTTTGCTCAAAGAAAAAAAGGTGTTTTGTACTGCTACGGTGCGGCATTTGAGCTGGCTGTTTGAACCGCGGTTGGACTCGGACGCGCTGAATCCTCGCGTGCGGCGGGTAAAACGGCACGGTTCTTCTGTGTCTTGTTTTCACGTCAGTCAGTTAGCTAAAATTTCGTCGAAAATGCGTGGGAGAATTACGTGTGGTGGATGGACAAATTAGTTGGTAATGCCTCGGGAATAATTTAGTTAGCGAGTGCATCACACGGACGTAACCACCGCCGGCCGGCCGGCTAGTGGTGCATCACGGTGGAGAGGGTGAAGGGCGCCTGTTTGCGACAACCGACTCGATTACCACCTAACCGACGTGCGTGATTATGTCAGGCCGGTGGGATTTGCTTGCGCGCAAAGATTTTACAATGTGCGCTGATCGATCCACGTTCGTCAAAAGAGTATCGCGGTTCTGCGATCCTCGATATGCATGGAGAATCTTCTGGAAAACTCCTTGCGATCCTTGACATGCATGGAGAATCTTCCAGAAAGAAAATAGTGAGACCCAACTCGAATTCAGATTCTGTTGCCCGCTGAATTTTGGGGTCTAGTTCGTCAGGGCCTTTTTCTTTGGGCTCTTTTCAGTTTGATTGACG encodes the following:
- the LOC123145707 gene encoding uncharacterized protein encodes the protein MEEERKGFQPHLMGLGGGGRLRGAAGAMGLQKQNSWSPDIERDEAWERRRRGILGRGRRSPLQRAQSVTDDQLDELRGSLDLGFRFDPPSQRCAACDAGRSRLVETLPALDLLYAVAANAGAGAGGCAAGQSQCSCGASSEASEPSPIGSPLSILSPDDPPETVKMRLKQWAQVVALSMRSRS